A genomic stretch from Strongyloides ratti genome assembly S_ratti_ED321, chromosome : 1 includes:
- a CDS encoding Peptidase M14, carboxypeptidase A domain and Proteinase inhibitor, carboxypeptidase propeptide domain and ShKT domain and Proteinase inhibitor, propeptide domain-containing protein, with the protein MKNGKIFIQIVFLLNLFIYLKAHEKYIILQLKPNNLTQLIELNNIFESGNFDFWKSPTQINAPVDVLLTPKTQTHFMHLISILGLDYKILVSDVVDFIDKKEIQVEENRKYFIKNNNLIRKDDSEFNSLGLKMGDYHNYNDVVSWMRKIEKKFSNFVKVFSIGKTFEGRDIYGIMMGNSLNDTSRRIIWIDSGIHAREWAAIHTGIYTIHHIVNNYGNDNDITNYLSNLNIIIFPILNPDGYEYTRSDPRNPLVRFWRKNRGQLRCGKDNKDGKESCCKGVDLNRNFDYKFSQIGTSFNPCSEIYHGAKQFSEPETQAIRDAIIKGSFAGRIDALISLHAYSQLFIYPYSIAKNVYPENISDLRRIASKAVSAIKKMYGTKYQFGTGPELIYPYTGGSTDWAKETAKIQYTYTIEVRPSYFDWNGFVLDKRQLIPVGKETWEGIKVVINEINNEINKQKLLKESTKLNISPEKCKDFNSNCKIWIDNQKDICKKSFIAMSASCPLSCNFCSSH; encoded by the exons atgaAGAATgggaaaatttttattcagaTTGTATTTTTACTTAACTTATTCATTTATCTAAAAGCTCATgagaaatatattattttacaattgaaaccaaataatttaacacaattaatagaattaaacaatatttttgaaaGCGGAAAT TTTGACTTTTGGAAATCTCCCACACAAATTAATGCTCCAGTTGATGTTCTCCTAACACCAAAGACCCAAACTCACTTTATGCATCTTATTTCAATATTAGGATTAGATTACAAGATATTAGTTTCAGACGTTGTagattttattgataaaaaggAAATACAAGTAGAGGAAAAtcgtaaatattttattaaaaataataatttaataagaaaGGATGATTCTGAATTTAATAGTTTAGGTTTAAAAATGGGAGattatcataattataaTGATGTTGTTAGTTGGATGagaaaaattgaaaaaaaattttcaaattttgttaaagtATTTTCAATTGGTAAAACATTTGAAGGAAGAGATATATATGGCATTATGATGGGAAACTCGTTAAATGATACATCAAGAAGGATTATATGGATTGATTCCGGTATACATGCACGTGAATGGGCTGCAATACATACAGGAATATATACAATTCATcatattgtaaataattatggtaatgataatgatataacaaattatcttagtaatttaaatattataatttttccaATATTAAATCCTGATGGATATGAATATACTAGATCAGATCCAAGAAATCCATTAGTTAGATTTTGGAGAAAAAATAGAGGACAACTTCGTTGTGGAAAAGATAATAAAGATGGTAAAGAAAGTTGTTGTAAGGGAGTTGATTTAAATCGtaattttgattataaattttcacAAATTGGTACAAGTTTTAATCCCTGTTCAGAAATATATCATGGAGCAAAACAATTCAGTGAACCAGAGACACAGGCAATTCGTGATGCCATAATAAAAGGAAGTTTTGCTGGAAGAATTGATGCACTGATAAGTCTTCACGCCTACtcacaattatttatttatccaTATTCAATAgctaaaaatgtttatcCTGAAAATATTTCTGACCTTAGGAGAATTGCCTCAAAAGCAGTTTcagcaataaaaaaaatgtatggAACAAAATATCAATTTGGTACTGGACCAGAATTAATATATCCATATACAg gtGGCAGTACAGATTGGGCAAAAGAAACTGCGAAAATTCAATATACATACACAATTGAGGTAAGACCAAGTTATTTTGATTGGAATGGTTTTGTTCTTGATAAAAGACAACTTATTCCAGTTGGTAAAGAAACATGGGAAGGAATAAAAGTAgttataaatgaaataaataatgagaTCAATAAgcaaaaattgttaaaagaatctacaaaattaaatatttctccAGAGAAATGCAAGGATTTTAATtcaaattgtaaaatatggATTGACAATCAAAAggatatttgtaaaaaatcttttattgcAATGAGTGCTTCATGTCCCTTATCTTGTAACTTTTGTTCCtctcattaa
- a CDS encoding CUB domain-containing protein: MFQKIILGQLFILIIAINDVLSYVQNYDKLNCPSILHFDEDGHHGSVYSPNYPSNYSDGDECEFLIKVPENYTIQLIVYDFITESCCDTLYIYNGAGNNLIEVLQGVVTPGTIINSNNESEIFLRFMSDLTNTYKGFYIDYHAVPIFNIQNPTTKNPLDKSDCPLTILNETVAGISSPNWPDLYPLDITCDYLLGANNTENYVSLEFITFSTESCCDYVKIYDNINGDDESKLIAQVKGSNLTQTIFTSTTPNMFLRFYSDLTNNYKGFNAIFHLIPFPTYFIHKPVERKNITII; encoded by the coding sequence atgtttcaaaaaattattctaggacaattgtttattttaatcattgCTATAAATGATGTCTTATCATATGTacaaaattatgataaattaaattgtcCATCTATTTTACATTTTGATGAAGATGGTCATCATGGATCTGTATATTCTCCTAACTATCCATCAAATTATTCAGATGGTGATGAATgtgaatttttaattaaagttcctgaaaattatacaataCAATTAATTGTATATGATTTTATAACAGAATCATGTTGTgatacattatatatatataatggtgctggtaataatttaatagaaGTTTTACAAGGTGTTGTTACTCCTGGTACAATAATTAATTCAAATAATGAAagtgaaatatttttaagatttatGAGTGATTTAACTAATACATATAAAGGATTTTATATTGATTATCATGCAGTAcctatatttaatatacaaaatCCAACTACAAAAAATCCTCTTGATAAAAGTGATTGTccattaacaatattaaatgaaactGTTGCTGGAATATCATCACCAAATTGGCCTGATTTATATCCATTAGATATAACATGTGATTATTTATTAGGAGCAAATAATACAGAAAATTATGTATCATTAgaatttattacattttctACTGAATCATGTTGTgattatgttaaaatatatgataatattaatggtGATGATGAATCTAAACTTATTGCTCAAGTTAAAGGATCTAATTTAACACAAACAATATTTACCTCTACAACTCCTAATATGTTTTTACGTTTTTATTCtgatttaacaaataattataaaggTTTTAATGctatatttcatttaatacCTTTTCcaacatattttattcataaaccagttgaaagaaaaaatataacaattatttaa
- a CDS encoding DNA-directed RNA polymerase III subunit RPC8, whose amino-acid sequence MFFSHHFEDTIKVESRELNQDFTTVLIRNINKKYGAKTIQQVGLCLAFESFSKVGDTYILPGDGNLFTPVEFLFTTWRPIVNEVIQGVIERSEPEGLVISMNFFSDIFIPKDKLPKVSKFCTSQNAWYWAYCDEDGNEAAQLYMDKGKIVKFKVVETIWNNSFIESGEEKNCTEPPMKVIGTLADTGLGVISWWEQV is encoded by the exons atgtttttttcaCATCATTTTGAAGATACAATAAAAGTAGAAAGTAGAGAATTAAATCAAGATTTTACTACTGTTcttataagaaatataaataaaaagtatggtgctaag acaATTCAACAAGTTGGATTATGTTTAGCATTTGAATCATTTAGTAAAGTTGGtgatacatatattttaccTGGTGATGGTAATTTATTTACACCagttgaatttttatttaccacCTGGAGACCAATTGTTAATGAAGTTATTCAAGGTGTAATCGAGAGATCAGAACCTGAGGGTCTAGTAATTTCgatgaattttttttctgatatatttatacctAAAGACAAGTTACCGAAAGTTTCTAAATTTTGTACCAGTCAAAATGCTTGGTACTGGGCATACTGTGATGAGGATGGAAATGAAGCAGCTCAACTATATATGGATAAGggaaaaattgttaaatttaaagttgTTGAAACAATATGGAATAATAGTTTTATAGAGAGTGGTGAAGAGAAAAATTGTACAGAACCACCAATGAAAGTTATTGGAACATTGGCTGATACTGGTCTTGGAGTCATATCTTGGTGGGAACAGgtttaa
- a CDS encoding Basic-leucine zipper domain-containing protein, with protein sequence MTSTLVPYKNTFLQKNDINNSPLYSFKQTIQSPLNFNTPYTITTSLYNLLALQNSNTKSPNLCFLNSTNLDVNHETTISKSKNIFISEPSKISFENKPIVVFSSSSENDVSDNYSSATSRRSSFSQNSPRKRIGKNELLSRDLSESVTIKRSTIKSDIHKHKKSMIRDDAYWERRRRNNDAAKRSRDSRRKKVRIIIKY encoded by the exons atgactAGTACTTTAGTTccttataaaaatacttttcttcaaaaaaatgatataaataat tcacctttatattcatttaaacAAACTATACAAAGtccattaaattttaatacacCATATACTATTACAAcatcattatataatttattagcACTCCAAAATTCAAATACAAAAAGTCcaaatttatgttttttaaattcaacaAATTTAGATGTTAATCATGAAACAACAATatcaaaatcaaaaaatatttttatttctgaaccatcaaaaatttcatttgaaaataaacCAATAGTAGTATTTTCATCAAGTAGTGAAAATGATGTATCTGATAACTACTCATCAGCAACATCAAGACGATCATCTTTTAGTCAAAATAGTCCAAGAAAAAGGATAggtaaaaatgaattattatcTAGAGATCTTTCAGAAAGTGTAACTATTAAACGATCAACTATTAAAAGTGACATacataaacataaaaaatctATGATTCGAGATGATGCTTATTGGGAAAGAAGAAGGAGAAATAATGATGCTGCCAAACGAAGTCGTGATTCACGAAGAAAAAAGGTaagaataattataaaatattag
- a CDS encoding Arrestin family and Arrestin-like, N-terminal domain and Arrestin C-terminal-like domain and Arrestin, C-terminal domain and Arrestin, N-terminal domain and Immunoglobulin E-set domain-containing protein has translation MDKKSGTRVFKKTSPNGKITTYLGKRDFIDSGDHVDIIDGMVLLDEEYVTSGKKIMTHLLAAFRYGREDLDVLGLTFRKDLVSQYVQIFPVLEENQSRPLTRLQERLKKKLGPNAFPFWFEIPPLSASSVTLQPAPGDTGKPCGVDYELKTYVDGCVDINDKPKKHNSKPQPIIEVSKEFMMSPGLLHLEISLDREMFYHGETIAVNVHIQNNSNRTVKKIKAFVVQTADICLFTTATYNCDVAKIESTEGFPVGPGSTLSKVYNLMPLLLFNRDKRGLALDGQLKHEDTNLASSTILSKNTTKENLGIIVQYKIRVRLSIAGALGGELVAELPFTLTHAKPAESPVESKKNILDIDNTETLVNGNDTKPEEEIDLIQWDSEPDDNGIEEEKNDVKKTFDDLFFDEIAKFKIKDTENEALRNHLLN, from the exons atggataaAAAAAGTGGTACACg agtatttaaaaaaactagTCCTAACGGAAAAATTACAACATATTTAGGAAAAAGAGATTTCATTGATAGTGGTGACCATGTAGATATAATTGATGGTATGGTTTTGTTGGATGAAGAATATGTTACAtcaggaaaaaaaataatgacaCACTTGTTGGCTGCTTTTAGATATGGAAGAGAAGATTTAGATGTTTTAGGATTAACATTCAGGAAGGATCTTGTCTCACAGTATGTTCAAATTTTTCCTGTATTAGAAGAAAATCAAAGTAGGCCATTAACAAGACTTCaagaaagattaaaaaagaaattaggCCCAAATGCTTTTCCTTTTTGGTTTGAAATTCCACCACTTTCTGCCAGTTCAGTAACTTTACAACCAGCTCCGGGTGATACAGGTAAACCATGTGGGGTAGATTATGAATTAAAGACATATGTTGATGGATGTGttgatattaatgataaaccAAAAAAACATAATTCA AAACCTCAACCAATAATAGAGGTTAGCAAAGAATTTATGATGAGCCCGGGTTTACTACATCTTGAAATTTCATTAGATAGAGag atgtTTTATCATGGAGAAACTATTGCCGTGAATGTTCATATCCAAAATAATTCTAATAGaactgttaaaaaaattaaagcaTTTGTTGTTCAGACTGCagatatttgtttatttactACAGCAACTTATAATTGTGATGTTGCTAAAATTGAAAGTACTGAAGGTTTTCCAGTTGGTCCTGGAAGTACATTATcaaaagtttataatttaatgccATTGTTACTATTTAATCGTGATAAAAGAGGTTTGGCACTAGATGGACAATTAAAACATGAAGATACAAATTTAGCTAGTTCTAcaattttaagtaaaaatacaACTAAAGAAAATTTAGGTATAATTGTACAGTATAAAATAAGAGTGAGGCTTTCTATAGCAGGAGCTTTGGGTGGTGAATTGGTAGCAGAATTGCCATTTACTTTAACACATGCAAAACCAGCTGAAAGTCCAGttgaatcaaaaaaaaatattttagatattGATAATACAGAAACACTGGTAAATGGAAATGATACTAAACCAGAGGAAGAAATTGATTTAATTCAGTGGGATTCTGAGCCAGATGACAATGGAATTGAGGAGGAAAAAAATGATGTGAAGAAGACATTTGATGACttattttttgatgaaattgcaaaatttaaaataaaagacaCGGAAAATGAAGCTCTACGAAATCATTTGCTTAATTAA
- a CDS encoding Histidine phosphatase superfamily, clade-2-containing protein codes for MIKIFLLLSFLFFEKSYFTLQQLHVFFRHGERTPLNYLTFPNEIIINDSILLYEPGQLTDNGIKMEYMVGRKLASKYNLFIAQNFSTKENVYATSGIDKRVVESLLTVLAGMFPPSKNEIIYESLNWKPIAIVTNEIYDHPGTGLWNSCPILRNKITETSEYKKIDSSFTDDKKIFSQLTSLNIQTLYDLDVAIDNLQTRYILNNTIQIPLWANTNEMKTKVTQLHNNIQSSFSKLFASKIGGWHHQTIIKNIENFILNKTTNKINLYGVHDTNLMLLSQMYGIPNLNDTLPPYSSYIIFEVHLINNSYFIKTEYGNGSNLLSVDSPVIFAKCDEYCLLSDFESLAPKITTEEWNIECKGSAKFSNINISFMIISTLLNIILLLILFFTILYLFHYKKLYNSLIVNEKTPLIILK; via the exons atgattaaaatttttttattactaagttttttattttttgaaaaatcatattttacACTACAACAATTGCATGTCTTTTTTCGCCATGGTGAAAGAACACCactaaattatttaacattccccaatgaaataattataaatgatagTATACTTTTATATGAACCCGGACAATTAACAGAT aatggAATAAAAATGGAATATATGGTTGGAAGGAAGTTAGCTTCTAAATATAACCTTTTTATTGCACaaaatttttcaacaaaGGAAAATGTTTATGCAACATCTGGTATTGATAAAAGAGTTGTAGAAAGTCTTTTAACTGTTCTTGCAGGAATGTTTCCACCatcaaaaaatgaaataatatatgaatCATTGAATTGGAAACCAATTGCTATAGTAACAAATGAAATATATGATCATCCTGGAACAGGATTATGGAATTCTTGTccaattttaagaaataaaataacagaAACATCTGAATATAAGAAAATTGATTCATCATTTActgatgataaaaaaatattttctcaACTTACATCACTTAATATTCAAACTTTGTATGATTTAGATGTTGCTATTGATAATTTACAAACAagatacattttaaataatacaatacAAATTCCTTTATGGGCTAATACAAATGAAATGAAGACAAAAGTTACTCAACTTCACAATAATATACAGTCatctttttcaaaattatttgctAGTAAAATTGGTGGATGGCATCATCAaactataattaaaaatattgaaaattttattttaaataaaacaacaaacaaaataaatttatacgGAGTACATGACACAAATCTTATGCTTCTTTCTCAAATGTATGGAATACCTAATCTTAATGATACACTTCCCCCATACTCatcatatattatatttgaagttcatcttattaataatagttattttataaaaactgaATATGGTAATGGATCAAATCTTTTATCTGTCGATTCACCTGTTATATTTGCTAAATGTGATGAGTACTGTTTGTTGTCTGATTTTGAATCTTTGGCTCCGAAAATAACAACCGAAGAATGGAACATTGAATGCAAAGGTTCAGCTAAATTTTCtaacataaatatatcatttatgaTTATCTCAACATTACTAAATATTAtccttttattaatattattttttactattctttatttattccattacaaaaaattatataactcATTAATTGTTAACGAGAAGACccctttaataattttaaaatga
- a CDS encoding P-loop containing nucleoside triphosphate hydrolase domain-containing protein produces the protein MSLNEVQMSPDKDNGSIVGTVLPDKKSCFNCCGSNTFNDIEDLKRKTGLTNDFLLFHIRSITTDIRFTLFSTLFPKVLPLWCSGTILILLAVLYSSPDGGFPIFIFTIIWLAIFFVGLYGCIITRKFLRLGLAQCVMEVNLKLMKNNLLLYVNDCGDSFCIKYGLVFIKYNLNECHTETMKLIRIHNANQPIKIDIEEASLDKLATKYLIKHTQEYMKALFKGKLLFPRSPREGVSEFSPKHNATSCYFCNLLIKKNENIKYYSFDNFILSQNQLSDNSYKNNRIKWENFVKKSLEESDFNVVVIEDNFWFQSMRKPFIKFAKKLKVKIGLIYFNIPLLTCLERNSKRCDNENIDKETIVKIFNNTDLNNLDKNDYDFFFEINEDTNIDCVLDFLINLKTDKYLKSNKNVLEKTLLKSSKNAKDEREEMLRKSISVLVKEGYNFNDLKIIKDKMKNDYTWSDCLSTMKKYLSNH, from the exons atgtCATTAAACGAAGTTCAGATGTCTCCTGATAAAGATAATGGTTCTATTGTTGGGACAGTTTTACCAGATAAAAAATCATGCTTCAATTGTTGTGGAAgtaatacttttaatgatattgaaGATTTAAAAAGGAAAACAGGTTTAacaaatgattttttattatttcatattCGTTCAATAACAACTGATATAAGATTTACttt atTTTCTACTCTTTTTCCAAAAGTTTTACCATTATGGTGTAGTGGTACAATATTGATACTTCTCGCTGTATTGTACTCCTCACCTGATGGCGGTTTtccaatttttatttttacaataatttggcttgcaatattttttgtagGACTTTATGGATGTATTATAACAAGAAAATTt ctTCGTCTTGGTTTAGCACAATGTGTTATGGAAGTAAATcttaaattaatgaaaaataatcttttattatatgtaaatGATTGTGGTGATtctttttgtattaaatatggattagtatttattaaatataacttaAATGAATGCCATACTGAAACAATGAAACTTATTCGTATCCATAATGCAAATCAACCCATTAAAATAGATATTGAGGAAGCATCATTAGATAAGTTAgcaacaaaatatttaattaaacataCACAAGAGTATATGAAAGCGCTTTTTAAGGGAAAACTTTTATTTCCTAGATCTCCACGAGAGGGAGTTTCTGAATTTTCACCAAAGCATAATGCCACATCATG ttatttttgcaatttattgattaaaaaaaatgaaaacatAAAGTATTATTCTTTTGACAATTTCATTTTATCTCAGAATCAATTAAGTGATAATAGTTACAAAAATAATCGTATTAAATGggaaaattttgttaaaaaaagtttagaaGAATCTGATTTTAATGTTGTAGTTATTGAGGATAACTTTTGGTTTCAAAGTATGAGAAAGCCATTTATAAAGTTTGctaaaaagttaaaagtCAAAATTggtttaatttattttaatattccaCTTTTAACTTGTTTGGAAAGAAATAGTAAACGTTgtgataatgaaaatattgacAAAGAaacaattgtaaaaatttttaataacactGACCTCAATAATCTTGATAAGAATGactatgatttttttttcgaAATCAATGAAGATACAAATATTGATTGTGTGTTAGATTTTCTAATAAACTTAAAAactgataaatatttaaaaagtaataaaaatgttttagaaaaaactttattaaaatcaagTAAAAATGCCAAAGATGAAAGAGAGGAGATGTTAAGAAAATCAATTTCTGTACTGGTAAAAGAAGGATATAATTTTAACGATCTTAAGATTATTAAAGATAAGatgaaaaatgattataCATGGAGTGATTGTTTATCAACAatgaaaaagtatttatcaaatcattaa
- a CDS encoding ATP-dependent RNA helicase WM6 has product MDEDQLLDYDEGTAETTEVVAKTDNSNQTKKVKGTYASIHSSGFRDFLLKPELLRAIIDCGFEHPSEVQHECIPQAILGMDILCQAKSGMGKTAVFVLATLQQLQAVDGTVSVLVMCHTRELAFQISKEYERFSKYMNGVKCHVFFGGVPTKKDEDILKKNTPHIVVGTPGRILALARSQDLKLHNIKYFVLDECDKMIGDADMRKDVQSILKLTPKEKQVMMFSATLPKDVREVCKKFMQDPLEVYVDDEAKLTLHGLQQHYVKLREPEKNRKLLELLDSLEFNQVVIFAKSVQRCIVLNQLLTDQNFPSICIHRQMPQAERLERYQQFKDFQKRILVATNLFGRGMDIERVNIVFNYDMPESSDTYLHRVARAGRFGTKGLAVTFVADEQDAEILNDVQNRFDVDITELPQDIESGVYIEGME; this is encoded by the exons atgGATGAGGATCAACTTCTAGATTATGATGAAGGAACTGCTGAAACCACTGAAGTTGTAGCTAAAACTGATAACTCTAACCAAACTAAAAAAGTCAAG ggAACATATGCATCCATCCACTCTAGTGGATTTAGAGATTTCCTTCTCAAACCAGAATTATTAAGAGCTATAATTGATTGTGGATTTGAGCATCCATCTGAAG ttcAACATGAGTGTATTCCACAAGCTATTCTTGGTATGGATATTCTCTGCCAAGCCAAGTCAGGTATGGGAAAAACTGCTGTTTTTGTTCTTGCTACTTTGCAACAATTACAAGCTGTTGATGGTACCGTATCTGTTCTTGTAATGTGTCATACTCGTGAATTAGCTTTCCAAATTTCAAAGGAGTATGAAAGATTCTCAAAATACATGAATGGTGTTAAATGTCATGTATTCTTCGGTGGAGTTCCAACTAAAAAAGATGAAGATATTTTGAAGAAGAATACTCCACACATAGTTGTCGGAACACCTGGACGTATCCTTGCTTTAGCAAGAAGTCAAGATTTAAAACTACacaacataaaatattttgttctCGATGAATGTGACAAAATGATTGGAGATGCCGATATGAGAAAAGATGTtcaaagtattttaaaactaactCCAAAAGAAAAACAAGTAATGATGTTTTCTGCCACACTTCCTAAAGATGTCAGAGAAGTTTGTAAAAAGTTTATGCAAGAT cCACTTGAAGTATATGTTGATGACGAGGCAAAACTTACTCTTCATGGTCTTCAACAACATTACGTTAAACTTAGAGAGCCCGAAAAGAACAGAAAATTACTGGAATTATTAGATAGTTTAGAATTCAATCAAGTCGTTATTTTTGCTAAATCAGTTCAACGCTGTATTGTTCTCAATCAATTGCTCACTGATCAAAATTTCCCATCAATTTGTATTCATCGCCAAATGCCACAGGCAGAACGTCTTGAACGTTATCAACAATTCAAAGATTTCCAGAAAAGGATCTTAGTTGCTACTAATTTGTTTGGTCGTGGTATGGATATTGAGAGAGTTAacattgtttttaattacGATATGCCTGAAAGTTCTGATACCTACCTCCATAGAGTTGCAAGAGCTGGACGTTTTGGTACCAAAGGTCTTGCTGTCACATTTGTTGCTGATGAACAAGATGCAGAGATTTTGAATGATGTTCAAAATAGATTTGATGTTGATATTACTGAACTTCCTCAAGATATTGAGAGTGGAGTTTACATTGAAGGAATGGAatga